In a genomic window of Ralstonia nicotianae:
- a CDS encoding DUF465 domain-containing protein, producing the protein MDSDLNTISRRIIELQIEHRDLDFLIDRLSAEPDHDELQLRRLKKRRLKLKDTITLLQLQLEPDVPA; encoded by the coding sequence ATGGATAGCGACCTGAACACGATCTCGCGTCGCATCATCGAGCTGCAGATCGAGCACCGCGATCTCGATTTTCTGATCGACCGGCTCTCGGCCGAGCCCGACCACGATGAACTGCAGTTGCGCCGTCTGAAAAAACGCCGTCTCAAGCTCAAGGACACCATTACGCTGCTACAGTTGCAGCTTGAGCCGGACGTGCCCGCCTGA
- a CDS encoding Tex family protein — protein sequence MTDSVLQKIVSRIAAELSVKPQQVAAAVQLLDEGATVPFIARYRKEATDNLDDTQLRNLEERLLYLRELEDRRAAILASIEEQGKLTDPLRAAIEAAETKQVLEDLYLPYKPKRRTRAQIARECGLEPLAQALLADPTLAPQAEATKFVNGQPTAEGGVPDAKAALDGARDILSEQFGETAELLGKVRDHLWNQGVIASTVVEGKETAEEEKFRDYYAYSEPIRNVPSHRALALFRGRNAGVLFVKLGLGEEQDAMSPHPCETMIARHVGIENKGRAADKWLSDVCRWCWRVKVQPHIETELLTQLRESAEAEAIKVFGRNLHDLLLAAPAGPKAVMGVDPGIRTGCKVAVVDHTGKLLETATIYPHEPRRDWNGSLATLARLAKQHGVALVSIGNGTASRETDKLVQDLMHHLAKSAPEMKLTKIVVSEAGASVYSASELAAKEFPDLDVSLRGAVSIARRLQDPLAELVKIDPKSIGVGQYQHDVNQRELARALDAVVEDCVNAVGVDVNTASTALLARVSGLNAILAKNIVEYRDANGVFANREALRQVPRLGDKTFEQAAGFLRINNGDNPLDRSSVHPEAYPVVQRILERIKKGIGDVLGNREALRGLTALEFTDDKFGLPTVVDILGELEKPGRDPRPEFKTATFQDGVEDIKDLQPGMVLEGVVTNVAAFGAFIDIGVHQDGLVHVSALSTKFVRDPHEVVKPGQIVKVKVMEVDVKRNRIGLTMRLTDEPGQVPARSGGDRPAGGNRNGGQQRRAPEPAGAMAAAFAKLKR from the coding sequence ATGACCGATTCCGTGCTGCAAAAGATCGTCTCCCGCATCGCCGCCGAGCTGTCGGTGAAACCGCAGCAAGTCGCCGCCGCCGTGCAGCTGCTGGATGAAGGCGCCACCGTGCCGTTCATCGCGCGCTACCGCAAGGAAGCCACCGACAACCTGGACGATACGCAACTGCGCAACCTGGAAGAGCGCCTGCTGTACCTGCGCGAGCTGGAAGACCGCCGCGCGGCCATCCTGGCTTCCATCGAGGAACAGGGCAAGCTGACCGACCCGCTGCGCGCTGCCATCGAGGCAGCCGAGACCAAGCAGGTGCTGGAAGACCTCTACCTGCCCTACAAGCCCAAGCGCCGCACCCGCGCGCAGATCGCCCGCGAATGCGGCCTGGAGCCGCTGGCCCAGGCGCTGCTCGCCGATCCCACGCTCGCCCCGCAGGCCGAGGCCACCAAGTTCGTCAACGGCCAGCCGACCGCGGAAGGCGGCGTGCCCGACGCCAAGGCCGCGCTGGACGGCGCGCGCGACATCCTCTCCGAACAGTTCGGCGAGACCGCGGAGCTGCTCGGCAAGGTGCGCGACCACCTGTGGAACCAGGGCGTGATCGCCTCCACCGTGGTCGAGGGCAAGGAAACCGCCGAGGAAGAGAAGTTCCGCGACTACTACGCCTACAGCGAGCCGATCCGCAACGTGCCGTCGCACCGCGCGCTGGCGCTGTTCCGCGGCCGCAATGCGGGCGTGCTGTTCGTCAAGCTGGGCCTGGGCGAAGAGCAGGACGCGATGAGCCCGCATCCGTGCGAAACCATGATCGCGCGCCATGTCGGCATCGAGAACAAGGGCCGCGCGGCCGACAAATGGCTGTCGGACGTGTGCCGCTGGTGCTGGCGCGTCAAGGTGCAGCCGCACATCGAGACCGAACTGCTGACGCAGCTGCGCGAATCCGCCGAAGCCGAGGCCATCAAGGTCTTTGGCCGCAACCTGCACGACCTGCTGCTGGCCGCGCCCGCCGGCCCGAAGGCGGTGATGGGCGTCGACCCCGGCATCCGCACCGGCTGCAAGGTGGCCGTGGTCGATCACACCGGCAAGCTGCTGGAAACCGCCACGATCTATCCCCACGAGCCGCGCCGCGACTGGAACGGCTCGCTGGCCACCCTCGCCCGCCTGGCCAAGCAGCACGGCGTGGCGCTGGTGTCGATCGGCAACGGCACCGCCAGCCGCGAGACCGACAAGCTGGTGCAGGACCTGATGCATCACCTGGCCAAATCAGCACCCGAAATGAAGCTGACCAAGATCGTGGTGAGCGAGGCCGGCGCATCGGTATATTCGGCCTCCGAGCTGGCGGCCAAGGAATTCCCCGACCTGGACGTGTCGCTGCGCGGCGCGGTGTCGATCGCCCGCCGCCTGCAGGACCCGCTGGCCGAGCTCGTGAAGATCGACCCGAAGTCGATCGGCGTGGGCCAATACCAGCACGACGTCAATCAGCGCGAGCTGGCCCGCGCGCTGGACGCCGTGGTCGAGGACTGCGTGAACGCGGTCGGCGTCGACGTCAACACAGCCTCGACCGCGCTGCTGGCGCGCGTGTCGGGGCTCAACGCGATCCTGGCCAAGAACATCGTCGAATACCGCGACGCCAACGGCGTGTTCGCCAACCGCGAAGCCCTCAGGCAGGTGCCGCGCCTGGGCGACAAGACCTTCGAGCAGGCCGCCGGCTTCCTGCGCATCAACAACGGCGACAACCCGCTCGACCGCTCCTCGGTGCACCCGGAAGCGTATCCGGTGGTGCAGCGCATTCTCGAGCGCATCAAGAAAGGCATCGGCGACGTGCTCGGCAACCGCGAGGCGCTGCGCGGCCTGACCGCGCTGGAGTTCACCGACGACAAGTTCGGCCTGCCGACCGTGGTCGACATCCTGGGCGAACTCGAGAAGCCCGGCCGCGATCCGCGCCCGGAATTCAAGACCGCCACCTTCCAGGACGGCGTGGAAGACATCAAGGACCTGCAGCCCGGCATGGTGCTGGAAGGCGTGGTGACCAACGTGGCGGCCTTCGGCGCGTTCATCGACATCGGCGTGCACCAGGATGGGCTGGTGCACGTGTCGGCCCTGTCGACGAAGTTCGTGCGTGATCCGCACGAGGTGGTCAAGCCCGGCCAGATCGTCAAGGTCAAGGTGATGGAGGTGGACGTCAAGCGCAACCGCATCGGCCTGACGATGCGACTGACCGACGAGCCGGGCCAGGTGCCCGCGCGCAGCGGCGGCGACCGCCCCGCCGGCGGCAACCGCAACGGCGGCCAGCAGCGCCGCGCACCGGAACCCGCCGGCGCCATGGCCGCGGCGTTCGCCAAGCTCAAGCGCTGA
- a CDS encoding ATP-dependent DNA helicase yields the protein MTSLSPLAEPSADAGNGDAAALPDAPPTDLHHAELATLFADDGTLAQGIESYRPRTSQLTMAQAVANAIEAADSLIVEAGTGTGKTYAYLVPAMLWGGKVILSTGTKNLQDQLFLRDIPTVRKALNAPVSVALLKGRANYVCHYHLERTSQNGRLSSRQDAAWLREINRFLKTTKTGDKAELSAVPENAPVWNLVTSTRDNCLGSECAYYKDCFVMRARKEAQQADMVVVNHHLFFADVMLKDTGMAELLPAANTVIFDEAHQLPETATLFFGETISTNQLLELARDSVAEGLSHARDAVDWVAIAAPLERAARDLRLVFRQDGARLSMKQIDSDAALSKPFYEVLPKLEQALSDFTGALEAQAERAETIEQCHRRAVALCDKLEAWAAPRPAPAAKADGEAALEAEAPVDERVRWVEVFANAVQLHLTPLSIAPIFSRQRAGQPRAWIFTSATLSVRGNFTHYAAQLGLDRDRSMTLDSPFDYASQGLLYVPRDLPQPSDPRFTDAVLDAALPMIEAAGGKTFVLCTTLRAVNRAAERLTDEFAQRGWDFPLLVQGQASRTELLERFRALGNAVLVGSQSFWEGVDVRGEALSLVVIDKLPFAPPDDPVLSARMEALEKKGLSPFAVHQLPHAVITLKQGAGRLIRSESDRGVLMICDPRLVEKSYGRQIWQSLPPFKRTREADTAAGFLRSLGQAESAAFPADTSA from the coding sequence TTGACTTCGCTTTCCCCACTCGCCGAGCCGTCGGCCGATGCCGGCAATGGCGATGCCGCCGCGCTTCCCGACGCGCCGCCCACCGACCTCCACCATGCCGAACTGGCGACGCTGTTCGCCGATGACGGCACGCTGGCGCAGGGCATCGAGTCGTACCGGCCGCGCACATCGCAGCTGACGATGGCGCAGGCGGTGGCGAATGCCATCGAGGCGGCGGATTCGCTGATCGTCGAGGCGGGCACCGGCACGGGCAAGACCTACGCCTACCTCGTTCCGGCGATGCTGTGGGGCGGCAAGGTGATCCTGTCCACCGGGACCAAGAACCTGCAGGACCAGCTGTTCCTGCGCGATATCCCGACCGTGCGCAAGGCCCTGAATGCACCGGTGTCGGTGGCGCTGCTGAAGGGGCGGGCCAACTACGTCTGCCATTACCACCTGGAGCGCACGTCGCAGAACGGGCGGCTGTCGTCGCGGCAGGACGCGGCGTGGCTGCGCGAGATCAACCGCTTCCTCAAGACCACCAAGACGGGCGACAAGGCCGAGCTTTCCGCCGTGCCCGAGAACGCGCCGGTGTGGAATCTGGTCACGTCCACGCGCGACAACTGCCTCGGTTCGGAGTGCGCGTACTACAAGGACTGCTTCGTCATGCGCGCCCGCAAGGAGGCGCAGCAGGCCGACATGGTGGTCGTCAATCACCACCTGTTCTTCGCCGATGTCATGCTCAAGGACACCGGCATGGCCGAGCTGCTGCCGGCCGCGAACACCGTCATCTTTGACGAAGCGCATCAGCTGCCCGAGACCGCGACGCTGTTCTTCGGCGAGACGATCTCCACCAACCAGTTGCTGGAACTGGCGCGGGACAGCGTGGCCGAGGGGCTGTCGCATGCGCGCGATGCGGTGGACTGGGTGGCCATCGCCGCGCCGCTCGAGCGCGCCGCGCGCGACCTGCGCCTGGTATTCCGCCAGGACGGCGCGCGCCTGTCGATGAAGCAGATCGATAGCGATGCGGCGCTCAGCAAGCCGTTCTACGAAGTCCTGCCCAAGCTGGAGCAGGCGCTGTCCGATTTTACCGGTGCGCTGGAGGCGCAGGCCGAGCGCGCCGAGACCATCGAGCAATGCCATCGCCGCGCGGTGGCGCTGTGCGACAAGCTCGAGGCCTGGGCCGCCCCCAGGCCGGCGCCGGCCGCCAAGGCCGATGGCGAGGCGGCGCTCGAGGCCGAGGCACCCGTCGATGAGCGGGTGCGCTGGGTCGAAGTCTTCGCCAATGCCGTGCAGCTGCACCTGACGCCGCTGTCGATCGCGCCGATCTTCTCGCGCCAGCGGGCCGGGCAGCCGCGCGCCTGGATCTTCACGTCGGCGACGCTTTCCGTGCGCGGGAATTTCACGCACTACGCCGCGCAGCTGGGCCTCGACCGTGACCGGTCGATGACGCTCGACAGTCCCTTCGACTACGCATCGCAGGGGTTGCTGTACGTGCCGCGCGATCTGCCGCAGCCGAGCGATCCGCGCTTCACCGATGCGGTGCTCGACGCCGCCCTGCCGATGATCGAAGCGGCCGGCGGCAAGACCTTCGTGCTGTGCACCACGCTGCGCGCCGTCAACCGCGCCGCCGAGCGGCTGACCGACGAGTTCGCGCAGCGCGGCTGGGATTTTCCGCTGCTGGTGCAGGGCCAGGCCAGCCGCACGGAACTGCTCGAGCGCTTCCGCGCGCTCGGCAACGCGGTGCTGGTCGGCAGCCAGAGTTTCTGGGAAGGCGTGGACGTGCGGGGCGAGGCGCTGTCGCTGGTCGTCATCGACAAGCTGCCGTTCGCGCCGCCCGACGATCCGGTGCTCAGCGCCCGGATGGAAGCGCTGGAAAAGAAGGGCCTGAGCCCGTTCGCCGTCCATCAGTTGCCGCATGCCGTCATCACGCTCAAGCAGGGCGCGGGCCGGCTGATCCGCTCCGAGAGCGATCGCGGCGTGCTGATGATCTGCGATCCGCGCCTGGTGGAGAAGTCGTATGGGCGGCAGATCTGGCAGAGCCTGCCGCCGTTCAAGCGCACCCGCGAGGCGGACACGGCGGCGGGGTTCCTGCGTTCGCTGGGTCAGGCTGAATCGGCGGCGTTTCCGGCCGACACCTCCGCCTGA
- a CDS encoding potassium transporter Kup, which produces MSQALTATGSSQSNVNLRAMVVGAVGVVFGDIGTSPLYALKECFSPEHGIPFSTAAVLGIISMLFWAMVIVVSLKYVLFVMRADNNGEGGILALMALSLRTANKQSKRMALLTMLGVFGACMFYGDAVITPAISVLSAMEGLEIAAPSLSPFVLPITVVILAALFLIQRGGTSVVGKLFGPVMLVWFAALAALGLVNLMKAPQILVAVNPVYAIAFLHEHALQAFVVLGSVFLVLTGAEALYADMGHFGARPIRWGWFFIVAPSLLLNYFGQGAMLLTDPSTVENPFYRAVPEALQLPMVVLAAAATVIASQAVISGAFSLTSQAIQLGFVPRMRIRYTSEAEIGQIYVPVVNWMLLILVISVVLAFKKSDNLAAAYGIAVTTTMVITTVLAAVVMRSVWRWNPVLVTLVSLGFLVVDMAFFSANLLKIRDGGWFPLMLGGAVFFLLMTWYKGRQLVRARSLEDGIPLEPFLAGLLAHPPHRVEGTAVFLTANIDFVPVSLLHNLKHNRVLHERVIFISFVTRDIPYVDDRRRVTVREFGSGIYLVKAEYGFKETPDVYRVLELGQPQIGSRCELMDTSFFIARESVVPSKLPGMSMWRERLFAWMHQNGAKPSDFFHIPANRVVELGTKVEI; this is translated from the coding sequence ATGAGTCAAGCTCTTACAGCAACGGGATCCTCGCAATCCAACGTGAACCTGCGCGCCATGGTGGTCGGCGCCGTGGGCGTGGTGTTCGGCGACATCGGCACCAGTCCGCTGTACGCGCTCAAGGAGTGCTTCAGTCCCGAGCACGGCATTCCGTTTTCCACCGCCGCGGTGCTGGGCATCATCTCCATGCTGTTCTGGGCGATGGTGATCGTGGTGTCGCTCAAGTACGTGCTGTTCGTCATGCGCGCCGACAACAACGGCGAAGGCGGCATCCTCGCGCTGATGGCGCTGTCGCTGCGCACCGCGAACAAGCAGTCCAAGCGGATGGCGCTGCTGACCATGCTGGGCGTGTTCGGCGCCTGCATGTTCTACGGCGATGCCGTCATCACGCCGGCCATCTCGGTGCTTTCGGCCATGGAGGGCCTGGAGATTGCCGCACCGTCGCTGTCTCCGTTCGTGCTGCCGATCACGGTGGTGATCCTGGCGGCGCTGTTCCTGATCCAGCGCGGGGGCACGTCGGTGGTGGGCAAGCTGTTCGGGCCCGTGATGCTGGTCTGGTTCGCCGCGCTGGCCGCGCTGGGCCTGGTCAATCTGATGAAGGCGCCGCAGATCCTGGTGGCCGTCAACCCGGTGTACGCGATTGCGTTCCTGCATGAGCATGCGCTGCAGGCGTTCGTCGTGCTGGGCTCGGTGTTCCTGGTGCTGACCGGCGCCGAGGCGCTGTATGCCGACATGGGGCACTTCGGTGCGCGGCCGATCCGCTGGGGCTGGTTCTTCATCGTGGCGCCGAGCCTGCTGCTGAACTATTTCGGCCAGGGAGCGATGCTGCTGACCGACCCGAGCACGGTTGAAAACCCGTTCTACCGCGCCGTGCCCGAAGCGCTGCAGTTGCCGATGGTGGTGCTGGCGGCGGCGGCCACGGTGATCGCATCGCAGGCGGTGATCTCCGGCGCCTTCTCGCTGACGAGCCAGGCCATCCAGCTGGGCTTTGTGCCGCGCATGCGCATCCGCTATACGTCGGAAGCCGAGATCGGCCAGATTTACGTGCCGGTGGTGAACTGGATGCTGCTGATCCTGGTGATCAGCGTGGTGCTGGCGTTCAAGAAGTCCGACAACCTGGCCGCCGCCTACGGCATCGCCGTGACCACCACGATGGTCATCACGACCGTACTGGCCGCGGTGGTGATGCGCTCGGTCTGGCGCTGGAATCCGGTGCTAGTGACGCTGGTGAGCCTGGGTTTCCTGGTGGTCGACATGGCGTTCTTCTCGGCCAACCTGCTGAAGATTCGCGACGGCGGATGGTTCCCGCTGATGCTGGGCGGCGCGGTGTTCTTCCTGCTGATGACGTGGTACAAGGGCCGCCAGCTGGTGCGCGCACGCAGCCTGGAAGACGGCATTCCGCTCGAACCGTTCCTCGCCGGCCTGCTGGCGCACCCGCCGCACCGCGTGGAGGGCACCGCGGTATTCCTGACGGCCAATATCGACTTCGTGCCGGTGTCGCTGCTGCATAACCTGAAGCACAACCGCGTGCTGCACGAGCGCGTGATCTTCATCAGCTTCGTCACGCGCGACATCCCCTACGTGGACGACAGGCGCCGCGTGACCGTGCGCGAATTCGGCAGCGGCATCTACCTCGTCAAGGCGGAATATGGGTTCAAGGAAACGCCGGACGTCTATCGTGTGCTGGAGCTGGGCCAGCCGCAGATCGGCTCGCGCTGCGAACTGATGGATACGTCGTTCTTCATCGCGCGGGAATCGGTGGTGCCGTCCAAGCTGCCGGGCATGTCGATGTGGCGCGAGCGGCTGTTTGCGTGGATGCATCAGAACGGCGCCAAGCCTTCGGACTTCTTCCATATCCCCGCCAACCGCGTGGTGGAGCTGGGGACCAAGGTCGAGATCTGA
- a CDS encoding quinone-dependent dihydroorotate dehydrogenase: MLNALYPLARPLLFSMDPEDAHHFTLNQLKRAHALGLSGCIGARVAPQPRTVMGIAFPNPVGLAAGLDKDGAYIDALGALGFGFIEVGTVTPRAQPGNPRPRMFRLPAASALINRMGFNNGGVDAFIRNVQASKWREAGGVLGLNIGKNADTPIERAVDDYLHCLERVYPYASYVTVNISSPNTKNLRQLQGASELDSLLGTLRGAQQRLADQHKRYVPVVLKIAPDLDDEQIANIGDALLRHRMDGVIATNTTIRREAVAGLPHAEEAGGLSGQPVREGSTRVIRALRGLLGDAVPIIGVGGILAGEHAREKIDAGAQLVQLYTGLIYRGPGLVAECARALAR; the protein is encoded by the coding sequence GTGCTCAACGCCCTGTATCCGCTTGCCCGCCCGCTGCTGTTTTCGATGGACCCCGAAGACGCGCACCACTTCACGCTGAACCAGCTCAAGCGCGCGCATGCGCTGGGGCTGTCGGGCTGCATCGGCGCGCGCGTGGCGCCGCAGCCCCGCACGGTGATGGGCATCGCGTTCCCGAACCCGGTCGGGCTGGCGGCGGGCCTGGACAAGGACGGCGCCTACATCGATGCGCTGGGCGCGCTCGGCTTCGGCTTCATCGAAGTGGGCACCGTGACGCCGCGCGCGCAGCCGGGCAATCCGCGGCCGCGCATGTTCCGGCTGCCGGCGGCGAGTGCGCTGATCAATCGCATGGGCTTCAACAACGGTGGCGTCGATGCGTTCATCCGCAATGTGCAGGCGTCGAAGTGGCGCGAGGCGGGCGGCGTGCTGGGCCTGAACATCGGCAAGAACGCCGACACGCCGATCGAGCGCGCCGTCGACGACTACCTGCACTGCCTGGAGCGTGTCTACCCGTACGCCAGCTATGTGACGGTCAATATCTCGTCGCCGAACACCAAGAACCTGCGCCAGCTGCAAGGCGCGAGCGAACTGGATAGCCTGCTCGGCACGCTGCGCGGGGCGCAGCAGCGCTTGGCCGACCAGCACAAGCGCTACGTGCCGGTGGTGCTGAAGATCGCGCCGGACCTGGACGATGAGCAGATCGCCAATATTGGCGACGCATTGCTGCGCCATCGGATGGACGGCGTGATCGCCACCAACACCACGATCCGCCGCGAAGCCGTGGCCGGCCTGCCGCATGCGGAGGAGGCGGGCGGGCTGTCGGGGCAGCCCGTGCGGGAGGGCTCGACGCGCGTCATCCGCGCGCTGCGCGGTCTGCTGGGCGATGCGGTGCCCATCATCGGCGTGGGCGGCATCCTGGCCGGGGAGCATGCCCGGGAGAAGATCGACGCCGGCGCGCAGCTGGTGCAGCTCTACACGGGGCTGATCTACCGCGGCCCGGGCCTGGTGGCCGAGTGCGCGCGCGCCCTGGCACGCTGA